In a genomic window of Zingiber officinale cultivar Zhangliang chromosome 9B, Zo_v1.1, whole genome shotgun sequence:
- the LOC122025630 gene encoding protein SRG1-like, with translation MASTLLPSSDATSENKVGDVQDIQELRRAQPTAIPARYIRDSTERPAADAVLASLRVPVIDLSKLVRGGRRQSQEEMARLCSACEEWGFFQVINHGIEEGLLESMETLAKEFFMLPLEEKEKCPMAPGTIQGYGHAFVFSDDQKLDWCNMLALGVEPAFIRKPHLWPAKPASLSETLEEYSSRIRRMCQILLILIARNLGLSPDYFNDMFGEAVQAVRMNYYPPCARPDLVLGLSPHSDGSALTVLQQDTRSVGLQILKDGAWVPVHPIANALVVNVGDSIEVLTNGRYKSVEHRVVTDEEMDRLSVVTFYAPSYEVELGPVPELVDDNQPCRYRRFNHGEYSRHYVTNKLQGKKTLEFAKIQTSY, from the exons ATGGCGTCTACGCTGCTGCCGTCTTCCGACGCTACTTCGGAGAACAAGGTGGGAGACGTTCAGGACATCCAGGAGCTGCGGCGCGCGCAGCCGACGGCTATACCCGCTCGGTACATTCGCGACTCGACCGAAAGGCCTGCGGCGGACGCGGTCCTCGCTTCCCTGCGCGTGCCTGTCATCGACCTGTCGAAGCTGGTGCGCGGCGGCAGGAGGCAGAGCCAGGAAGAGATGGCCAGGCTCTGCTCGGCCTGCGAGGAGTGGGGATTCTTCCAGGTGATCAACCATGGCATAGAGGAGGGGTTGCTGGAGAGCATGGAGACTCTGGCGAAGGAGTTCTTCATGCTGCCTCTCGAAGAGAAGGAGAAGTGCCCGATGGCGCCCGGCACGATCCAAGGCTACGGCCACGCCTTCGTCTtctccgacgaccagaagctgGACTGGTGCAACATGCTCGCCCTCGGCGTCGAGCCTGCCTTCATCAGGAAGCCCCATCTCTGGCCTGCAAAACCAGCCTCTTTGAG TGAGACATTGGAGGAGTACTCGAGCCGCATAAGGAGGATGTGCCAAATCTTGCTGATTCTGATAGCGAGGAACCTCGGGCTGAGCCCCGACTACTTCAACGACATGTTCGGCGAGGCGGTGCAAGCTGTGAGGATGAACTACTACCCGCCGTGCGCAAGGCCGGACCTGGTGCTGGGCCTCAGCCCTCACTCCGACGGCAGCGCGCTCACCGTCCTCCAGCAAGACACGCGCTCTGTCGGCCTGCAGATCCTCAAGGACGGCGCGTGGGTGCCTGTGCATCCCATCGCCAACGCCCTCGTCGTCAACGTTGGCGACAGTATTGAGGTGCTGACCAACGGCAGGTACAAGAGCGTGGAGCACAGAGTGGTCACCGACGAGGAGATGGATAGGCTCTCGGTGGTGACGTTCTATGCCCCGAGCTACGAGGTGGAGCTGGGGCCTGTTCCTGAGCTCGTCGACGACAATCAACCGTGCAGGTACCGGCGGTTCAACCACGGCGAGTACAGCCGCCACTACGTCACAAACAAGTTGCAAGGGAAGAAGACGCTGGAATTCGCGAAGATCCAGACTAGCTACTGA